In one window of Kitasatospora sp. MMS16-BH015 DNA:
- the rplM gene encoding 50S ribosomal protein L13, giving the protein MRTYSPKPGDVQRQWHVIDATDVVLGRLASQAANLLRGKHKAIYAPHVDTGDFVIIINADKVHLSGNKKSQKLAYRHSGFPGGLRSVRYDDLLANNPEKAVEKAIKGMVPKNSLGRQMLSKLKVYSGDVHPHAAQQPVPFEITQVAQ; this is encoded by the coding sequence GTGCGTACGTACAGCCCCAAGCCCGGCGACGTCCAGCGTCAGTGGCACGTCATCGACGCGACCGACGTCGTGCTCGGCCGCCTGGCCTCCCAGGCCGCCAACCTCCTCCGGGGCAAGCACAAGGCGATCTACGCGCCGCACGTTGACACTGGTGACTTCGTCATCATCATCAACGCCGACAAGGTGCACCTCTCCGGGAACAAGAAGTCCCAGAAGCTGGCCTACCGCCACAGCGGCTTCCCGGGCGGTCTCCGCTCGGTCCGCTACGACGACCTCCTCGCGAACAACCCGGAGAAGGCCGTCGAGAAGGCCATCAAGGGCATGGTTCCCAAGAACTCCCTGGGTCGTCAGATGCTCTCGAAGCTCAAGGTCTACTCGGGCGACGTGCACCCGCACGCTGCCCAGCAGCCGGTGCCGTTCGAGATCACCCAGGTCGCGCAGTAA